A genomic window from Pseudonocardia broussonetiae includes:
- a CDS encoding GlsB/YeaQ/YmgE family stress response membrane protein has product MGVIGTIIGWVVFGLIAGFIARAIVPGKDHIGIARTIAVGVVGSILGGLIFGLLTGGFRGFQPAGWIGSIIGAVIVLVVYNRVTGRKRNRL; this is encoded by the coding sequence ATGGGCGTCATCGGGACCATCATCGGCTGGGTCGTCTTCGGCCTCATCGCCGGCTTCATCGCGCGCGCCATCGTGCCAGGCAAGGACCACATCGGCATCGCCCGCACCATCGCGGTCGGCGTGGTCGGCTCGATCCTCGGCGGCCTGATCTTCGGCCTGCTGACGGGCGGGTTCCGCGGCTTCCAGCCCGCCGGCTGGATCGGCTCGATCATCGGCGCCGTGATCGTCCTGGTGGTCTACAACCGCGTCACCGGCCGCAAGCGGAACCGCCTCTAG
- a CDS encoding HNH endonuclease signature motif containing protein encodes MFDTAALEETDEVSRMLADAPDWPPLDEVFDALVAAGRPAPSGWLALELDLASADPGELDDAELVDAVADLDRIASWAAARQSRLLAEFARRRPADPRDVAAQGPGAVSRWAPDEIALALSVSRLAAGQRLAQARRLTEALPATLDAHEAGRIDATKVRAICDATQHLPDDRAARVQDRVLPAAERQSRAQLVAALRRAVIAVDPDGANDRHAKARLDRRVVVGAETEGMASLWALLAAPDALAAHQWLTRLARGLGSEDPRGIDARRADLLVDLLTGRVTSRAAATDADATTDADTGSAAAAPLRPVDPGKPLVQVVVPHSTLVGADEQPCDLVGYGPIPSDLARQIAADAVWKRLVTDPLSGALLDHGRTTYRPPAALTDFVRARDVHCRSPLCRRRALDSELDHTVPFPLGPTAAHNLTDGCPLHHREKHSPGWSVVQQPDGRLTWTTPTGHRYTSDPFDYRPEPDLPPRPPRQARPAPVPRRQVDLDWTSRGDPHDPPPF; translated from the coding sequence ATGTTCGACACTGCGGCGCTGGAGGAGACCGACGAGGTCTCCCGGATGCTCGCGGACGCCCCCGACTGGCCCCCGCTCGACGAGGTGTTCGACGCCCTCGTCGCCGCCGGACGCCCCGCACCGTCGGGGTGGCTCGCGCTCGAACTCGACCTGGCGTCCGCCGATCCGGGCGAGCTCGACGACGCGGAGCTCGTCGACGCCGTGGCCGACCTCGACCGCATCGCCTCCTGGGCCGCCGCCCGCCAGTCCCGGCTGCTCGCCGAGTTCGCCCGCCGCCGCCCGGCCGATCCGCGGGACGTCGCCGCGCAGGGGCCCGGGGCGGTCAGCCGGTGGGCGCCGGACGAGATCGCCCTGGCGCTGTCGGTCTCCCGGCTCGCGGCGGGCCAGCGGCTGGCCCAGGCCCGCCGGCTCACGGAGGCGCTGCCCGCCACGCTCGACGCCCACGAGGCCGGGCGGATCGACGCGACCAAGGTCCGCGCGATCTGCGACGCCACCCAGCACCTCCCCGACGACCGGGCCGCCCGCGTGCAGGACCGGGTGCTGCCCGCCGCCGAGCGGCAGAGCCGCGCCCAGCTGGTGGCCGCCCTGCGCCGCGCCGTGATCGCGGTCGACCCCGACGGCGCGAACGACCGGCACGCGAAGGCCCGCCTCGACCGGCGCGTGGTCGTCGGCGCGGAGACCGAGGGCATGGCCTCGTTGTGGGCCCTGCTGGCCGCGCCCGACGCGCTCGCGGCTCACCAGTGGCTCACCCGCCTGGCCCGCGGTCTCGGTTCCGAGGATCCGCGTGGCATAGACGCCAGGCGTGCCGACCTCCTCGTCGACCTGCTCACCGGCCGGGTCACGAGCCGCGCCGCCGCCACCGACGCCGACGCAACCACCGACGCCGACACCGGCAGCGCCGCTGCTGCGCCTCTGCGGCCGGTCGACCCGGGCAAGCCGCTGGTGCAGGTCGTGGTGCCGCACTCGACCCTGGTCGGCGCCGACGAACAGCCGTGCGACCTGGTCGGCTACGGCCCGATCCCGTCCGACCTGGCCCGGCAGATCGCCGCCGACGCGGTGTGGAAGCGCCTGGTCACCGATCCGCTGTCCGGGGCGCTGCTCGACCACGGCCGCACCACCTACCGCCCACCGGCCGCACTCACCGACTTCGTGCGGGCCCGCGACGTGCACTGCCGGTCGCCGTTGTGCCGGCGCCGCGCGCTCGACTCCGAGCTCGACCACACCGTCCCGTTCCCACTCGGCCCGACCGCCGCGCACAACCTCACCGACGGCTGCCCGCTGCACCACCGCGAGAAGCACTCGCCGGGCTGGAGCGTGGTCCAGCAGCCCGACGGCCGACTCACCTGGACCACCCCGACGGGCCACCGCTACACCAGCGACCCCTTCGACTACCGCCCCGAGCCCGACCTCCCACCCCGCCCGCCACGACAGGCCAGACCGGCGCCGGTCCCCCGCCGACAAGTCGATCTCGACTGGACCTCGCGCGGCGACCCGCACGACCCCCCACCCTTCTGA
- a CDS encoding biotin-dependent carboxyltransferase family protein codes for MSIEVRKPGLSTTVQDAGRTGYYDLGIPPSGALDQYSLRAANLLVGNDAGDAVLEVVYMGPELVFSEAAVVAVTGAVMAPKVNGEERPQWESFAVDAGDVLSFGYLAGGARAYVAVSGGVDVPVVLGSRSTYGLGALGGFSGRPLAAGDVLPVGSGSGSGSASAGRSVPEDLRPTWSKDVEVRVMMGLYDHRLSADGRATFLDTTWKLTPVADRIGFRYSGAELETVDREPPFGAGQDPSNIVDAPYPIGSIQVPGSVEPIVLHRDAVSGGGYMMVATVLSGDLDLVAQSAPGTRTRFVEVDLDGALALRAERRGRDERLREALGG; via the coding sequence ATGAGCATCGAGGTGCGCAAGCCCGGACTCTCGACCACGGTGCAGGACGCCGGCCGCACCGGCTACTACGACCTCGGCATCCCGCCGTCGGGGGCGCTCGACCAGTACTCGCTGCGCGCGGCCAACCTGCTCGTCGGCAACGACGCGGGCGACGCGGTGCTCGAGGTCGTCTACATGGGGCCGGAGCTGGTGTTCTCCGAGGCGGCCGTCGTGGCGGTCACCGGGGCGGTCATGGCGCCGAAGGTCAACGGGGAGGAGCGCCCGCAGTGGGAGTCCTTCGCCGTCGACGCCGGTGACGTCCTCTCGTTCGGCTACCTCGCCGGTGGCGCGCGGGCCTACGTCGCGGTGTCGGGCGGCGTCGACGTGCCGGTGGTGCTGGGCAGCCGCTCGACCTACGGGCTCGGCGCGCTCGGCGGGTTCTCCGGACGGCCGCTGGCGGCGGGGGACGTGCTGCCGGTCGGTTCGGGGTCCGGCTCGGGCTCCGCGTCCGCCGGCCGTTCGGTGCCCGAGGACTTGCGTCCGACGTGGAGCAAGGACGTCGAGGTGCGGGTGATGATGGGCCTCTACGACCACCGCCTGTCCGCCGACGGCCGGGCCACGTTCCTCGACACCACGTGGAAGCTCACGCCGGTCGCCGACCGCATCGGCTTCCGCTACTCCGGCGCCGAGCTGGAGACCGTCGACCGCGAGCCGCCGTTCGGGGCCGGCCAGGACCCCTCGAACATCGTCGACGCCCCGTACCCGATCGGCTCGATCCAGGTGCCGGGCAGCGTCGAGCCGATCGTGCTGCACCGCGACGCGGTGTCGGGCGGGGGCTACATGATGGTGGCGACGGTGCTGTCGGGCGACCTCGACCTGGTCGCCCAGTCCGCCCCCGGCACCCGCACCCGCTTCGTCGAGGTCGACCTGGACGGTGCGCTGGCCCTGCGGGCGGAGCGGCGGGGTCGGGACGAGCGGCTGAGGGAGGCGTTGGGCGGGTAG
- a CDS encoding 5-oxoprolinase subunit B family protein — MTATTETGARYSWGGDEFIFVELAEEMSLQANFRAMAITGALREQRPDGLVDICPANASYQVRYDPDVLNPHTLMKQLKDLEQQVGDASDVALPTRVLEIPVLYRDPWTTETLMRFRDRHQDPDATDIAYAARINGYADEDEFIAAHSGSPWFTSMVGFVAGLPFKYQMVPRDRQIVVPKYLRPRTDTPKQTVGYGGCFSCIYSVRGAGGYQMFGITPAPIYDPTQSMPDFTDFMVFFRPGDIVKFRPVDRDEYDSLLASVEAKEFRIKQAPVDFALAPFLDDPDGYNATLLEALR; from the coding sequence ATGACGGCGACGACCGAGACCGGGGCCCGCTACAGCTGGGGCGGCGACGAGTTCATCTTCGTCGAGCTCGCCGAGGAGATGAGCCTGCAGGCCAACTTCCGGGCGATGGCGATCACGGGCGCGCTGCGCGAGCAGCGGCCCGACGGGCTGGTCGACATCTGCCCGGCCAACGCGTCCTACCAGGTGCGCTACGACCCGGACGTGCTCAACCCGCACACGCTGATGAAGCAGCTCAAGGACCTCGAGCAGCAGGTGGGTGACGCGTCGGACGTCGCGCTGCCCACGCGCGTCCTGGAGATCCCGGTGCTCTACCGCGATCCGTGGACCACCGAGACGCTGATGCGCTTCCGCGACCGCCACCAGGACCCCGACGCCACCGACATCGCCTACGCCGCGCGGATCAACGGGTACGCCGACGAGGACGAGTTCATCGCCGCGCACTCCGGCTCGCCGTGGTTCACCTCGATGGTCGGGTTCGTCGCCGGCCTGCCGTTCAAGTACCAGATGGTGCCCCGGGACCGGCAGATCGTCGTACCGAAGTACCTGCGCCCGCGCACCGACACCCCGAAGCAGACGGTCGGCTACGGCGGCTGCTTCTCCTGCATCTACTCCGTGCGCGGCGCCGGCGGGTACCAGATGTTCGGGATCACGCCGGCCCCGATCTACGACCCGACGCAGTCGATGCCCGACTTCACCGACTTCATGGTGTTCTTCCGTCCCGGCGACATCGTGAAGTTCCGCCCCGTCGACCGCGACGAGTACGACAGCCTGCTCGCCTCGGTGGAGGCGAAGGAGTTCCGGATCAAGCAGGCCCCGGTGGACTTCGCGCTGGCCCCGTTCCTCGACGACCCCGACGGCTACAACGCGACGCTGCTGGAGGCCCTGCGATGA
- a CDS encoding acetyl-CoA carboxylase biotin carboxylase subunit, which produces MRRLLVANRGEIAVRIVRAARDLGIESVAVYSDADAEAPHVRLADHRVHIGPSSAAKSYLVVDALVAAAKDAGADAVHPGYGFLSERASFAAAVAEAGLTFVGPDAATIERMGDKVAAREVARAAGVPTVPGTPGGVEDVEEAVRAASEVGYPVMLKAAAGGGGRGIRVVDDEAALRKGFPQASREAATAFGDGRMYLERFVRRARHVEVQVLGDGGSAVHLYERECSLQRRRQKVVEEATAPGIGSEVRAAMTESAVRLATECGYRSAGTVEFLVDDESGEYFFIEMNTRIQVEHPTTELVTGVDLVAEQLRIAAGEPLRLAQDDIVVRGHALEFRICAEDPDKGFLPQPGKVGRVHLPAGPWVRSDTWLESDSAVSPYYDSLLAKVVVWGADREEAIRRSRRALAELEVEGVTTTTSMHRALLDEPWFAAGEFHTGTLEEWL; this is translated from the coding sequence ATGAGGCGGCTGCTCGTCGCCAACCGCGGGGAGATCGCGGTCCGGATCGTCCGCGCCGCGCGCGACCTCGGCATCGAGTCCGTCGCCGTCTACAGCGACGCCGACGCCGAGGCGCCGCACGTGCGGCTCGCCGACCACCGGGTCCACATCGGCCCGTCGTCGGCGGCGAAGAGCTACCTCGTCGTCGACGCGCTGGTGGCGGCGGCGAAGGACGCCGGCGCCGACGCCGTGCACCCCGGCTACGGGTTCCTGTCCGAGCGGGCGTCGTTCGCGGCGGCCGTCGCCGAGGCGGGGCTGACGTTCGTCGGGCCCGACGCCGCGACGATCGAGCGGATGGGCGACAAGGTGGCCGCGCGCGAGGTGGCGCGGGCCGCCGGCGTGCCGACGGTGCCCGGCACGCCCGGCGGCGTCGAGGACGTGGAGGAGGCCGTGCGCGCGGCCTCCGAGGTCGGTTACCCGGTGATGCTCAAGGCCGCGGCGGGCGGCGGCGGGCGCGGCATCCGGGTCGTCGACGACGAGGCGGCGCTGCGCAAGGGCTTCCCGCAGGCGTCGCGCGAGGCGGCCACCGCCTTCGGCGACGGCCGCATGTACCTGGAGCGGTTCGTCCGCCGGGCCCGGCACGTCGAGGTGCAGGTGCTGGGCGACGGCGGGTCGGCGGTGCACCTGTACGAGCGCGAGTGCTCGCTGCAGCGGCGGCGGCAGAAGGTCGTCGAGGAGGCCACCGCCCCCGGCATCGGCTCCGAGGTGCGGGCGGCGATGACGGAGTCCGCGGTGCGGCTGGCCACCGAGTGCGGCTACCGCAGTGCCGGCACCGTCGAGTTCCTCGTCGACGACGAGAGCGGCGAGTACTTCTTCATCGAGATGAACACCCGCATCCAGGTCGAGCACCCGACGACCGAGCTCGTCACGGGCGTCGACCTGGTGGCCGAGCAGCTGCGGATCGCCGCGGGCGAGCCGCTGCGCCTGGCCCAGGACGACATCGTGGTGCGCGGGCACGCCCTGGAGTTCCGGATCTGCGCGGAGGACCCGGACAAGGGTTTCCTGCCCCAGCCCGGCAAGGTCGGGCGGGTGCACCTGCCGGCCGGGCCGTGGGTGCGCAGCGACACCTGGCTGGAGTCCGACTCCGCCGTGTCGCCGTACTACGACTCGCTGCTCGCGAAGGTGGTCGTGTGGGGCGCCGACCGCGAGGAGGCGATCCGCCGCTCGCGCCGCGCGCTGGCCGAGCTGGAGGTCGAGGGCGTGACGACGACGACGTCGATGCACCGCGCACTGCTGGACGAGCCGTGGTTCGCCGCGGGGGAGTTCCACACCGGGACGCTGGAGGAGTGGTTATGA
- a CDS encoding acetyl-CoA carboxylase has protein sequence MARHEVVSPIPGVFYRRPDPDSPLFTDAGETVGAEDTVCLVEVMKSFHEVQAGAAGTVVEFLVENEDEVDAGQVVAVIEAG, from the coding sequence ATGGCCCGTCACGAGGTCGTGTCCCCGATCCCCGGCGTGTTCTACCGCCGCCCCGACCCGGACAGCCCGCTGTTCACCGACGCCGGCGAGACCGTCGGCGCGGAGGACACGGTCTGCCTCGTCGAGGTCATGAAGTCCTTCCACGAGGTGCAGGCCGGCGCGGCGGGCACCGTCGTGGAGTTCCTGGTCGAGAACGAGGACGAGGTCGACGCCGGTCAGGTCGTCGCGGTGATCGAGGCCGGATGA
- a CDS encoding LamB/YcsF family protein, whose amino-acid sequence MVDINCDMGEAFSIYRCGDDEGLMPLITLANVACGFHASDPSVMASTVKLAQAHGVKVGAHPSLPDREGFGRREMKMDRSELTAAVLYQVGALVGFLRAEGMELNHVKAHGSLYGMAARDEEVAGAIADAADVFGVPLMGMAGTVHEQVWGKRDAGFISEYYADLDYRPDGSLIITRKHDAFDPERSAERAVRAVTDGVATAVDGTEIPVRADCVCVHSDTPNAVELATAVRSALAPHLS is encoded by the coding sequence ATGGTCGACATCAACTGCGACATGGGCGAGGCGTTCTCGATCTACCGCTGCGGCGACGACGAGGGCCTCATGCCGCTCATCACGCTGGCCAACGTGGCCTGCGGCTTCCACGCGTCGGACCCGTCGGTGATGGCGTCCACGGTGAAGCTGGCCCAGGCCCACGGCGTGAAGGTCGGCGCGCACCCGTCGCTGCCCGACCGCGAGGGCTTCGGCCGCCGCGAGATGAAGATGGACCGCTCCGAGCTCACGGCCGCGGTGCTCTACCAGGTCGGGGCGCTCGTCGGGTTCCTGCGGGCCGAGGGCATGGAGCTGAACCACGTCAAGGCCCACGGCTCGCTCTACGGCATGGCCGCGCGCGACGAGGAGGTCGCCGGCGCCATCGCCGACGCCGCCGACGTGTTCGGCGTCCCGCTGATGGGCATGGCCGGCACCGTCCACGAGCAGGTGTGGGGGAAGCGCGACGCGGGGTTCATCTCCGAGTACTACGCCGACCTCGACTACCGCCCGGACGGCTCGCTGATCATCACGCGCAAGCACGACGCGTTCGACCCGGAGCGGTCGGCGGAGCGCGCGGTGCGGGCGGTCACCGACGGCGTCGCCACCGCCGTCGACGGGACGGAGATCCCGGTCCGCGCCGACTGCGTCTGCGTCCACTCCGACACCCCGAACGCCGTCGAGCTGGCCACCGCCGTCCGCTCCGCCCTCGCCCCCCACCTGTCCTAG
- a CDS encoding xanthine dehydrogenase family protein molybdopterin-binding subunit — MTTTTEKYVGQSILRREDAALITGQGTFVDGIAMPGALHLTVLRSPLAHARITSVDLSAALALPGVVAAFTGADLASEFAIGLPCGWPVTEDIKIPEHPPLAVDEVNHVGDGVAVVLAVDAATAEDALGLIEVEYEALPGVFDVEAALEPGAPLVHEGLGTNHCYTWPLATGDVDAAFAEADVVVEGRYLQQRVLPSPMEPRAVLVSPDPVGGGFTIYSSTQVPHFLRDIGAMVVGMPDSKLRVIAPDVGGGFGAKLNVYAEEALALALARRLKKPVRWNETRSDHHVATTHGRGQVQRMAVAATREGKILGMKVDLLADMGAYLQLLTPGIAVFGAFTYCGLYDFGSYSFTCRGVFTNLTPTDAYRGAGRSEAAYAHERIMDDLARELGMDAAEVRLINLHPKFLENRTVPSGVMYDSGDYEPCMREAMRLVDYDAVRAEQKQRRESGDTVQIGIGIGNFTESGGLSPSKVAAGVRLQSGGWEAATVRMLVSGKVEVVTGTSPHGQGHETAWSQIAADALGVHPDDVEVLHGDTAVAPFGRDTYGSRSLPVGGVSVHMAAHKVVDKARTIAAHLLEASEDDLSFEDGRFTVGGTDAGITIQEVAMAAYLADNLPEGMEPLLTAENAFDPPNFTWPFGTHICVMEVDTETGFSRIRRFVAVDDCGHVVNPEIVAGQLHGGIAQGIGQAMFEEATFDADGNPTTGTLADYQFAAASDLPHIELGSTVTPSPTNPMGVKGIGESGAIGSSPAVVNAVIDAVAHLGVTHIDMPATPQRVWRAIREARG, encoded by the coding sequence GTGACCACCACCACCGAGAAGTACGTCGGGCAGAGCATCCTGCGTCGCGAGGACGCCGCGCTGATCACCGGGCAGGGCACTTTCGTCGACGGCATCGCGATGCCCGGCGCCCTGCACCTCACCGTCCTGCGCAGCCCCCTGGCGCACGCCCGCATCACCTCGGTCGACCTCTCCGCGGCGCTGGCGCTGCCCGGCGTCGTCGCCGCGTTCACCGGCGCCGACCTGGCGTCGGAGTTCGCGATCGGGCTGCCCTGCGGGTGGCCGGTCACGGAGGACATCAAGATCCCGGAGCACCCGCCGCTGGCCGTCGACGAGGTCAACCACGTCGGTGACGGCGTCGCGGTGGTGCTGGCCGTCGACGCGGCCACCGCGGAGGACGCGCTCGGCCTGATCGAGGTCGAGTACGAGGCGCTGCCCGGCGTGTTCGACGTCGAGGCCGCGCTGGAGCCGGGCGCCCCGCTCGTGCACGAGGGCCTCGGCACCAACCACTGCTACACCTGGCCGCTGGCCACCGGCGACGTCGACGCGGCGTTCGCGGAGGCCGACGTCGTCGTGGAGGGCCGGTACCTGCAGCAGCGCGTGCTGCCCTCGCCGATGGAGCCGCGCGCGGTGCTCGTCAGCCCCGACCCGGTGGGCGGCGGCTTCACGATCTACTCCTCCACGCAGGTGCCGCACTTCCTGCGCGACATCGGCGCCATGGTCGTCGGCATGCCCGACTCGAAGCTGCGCGTGATCGCGCCTGACGTCGGCGGCGGGTTCGGCGCCAAGCTCAACGTCTACGCCGAGGAGGCGCTGGCGCTCGCGCTCGCCCGCCGGCTGAAGAAGCCGGTGCGCTGGAACGAGACCCGCTCGGACCACCACGTCGCCACCACCCACGGCCGCGGCCAGGTGCAGCGCATGGCCGTGGCCGCCACCCGCGAGGGCAAGATCCTCGGGATGAAGGTGGACCTGCTCGCCGACATGGGCGCCTACCTGCAGCTGCTCACCCCGGGCATCGCGGTGTTCGGCGCGTTCACCTACTGCGGGCTCTACGACTTCGGGTCCTACTCCTTCACCTGCCGCGGCGTGTTCACCAACCTCACCCCGACCGACGCCTACCGCGGCGCCGGGCGCTCGGAGGCCGCCTACGCCCACGAGCGGATCATGGACGACCTGGCGCGCGAGCTGGGGATGGACGCGGCGGAGGTGCGGCTGATCAACCTGCACCCGAAGTTCCTGGAGAACCGCACCGTCCCGTCGGGCGTCATGTACGACTCGGGCGACTACGAGCCCTGCATGCGCGAGGCGATGCGCCTGGTCGACTACGACGCCGTGCGCGCGGAGCAGAAGCAGCGCCGGGAGTCCGGCGACACCGTCCAGATCGGCATCGGGATCGGCAACTTCACCGAGAGCGGCGGGCTGTCGCCGTCGAAGGTCGCGGCGGGCGTGCGGCTGCAGAGCGGCGGCTGGGAGGCCGCGACGGTCCGGATGCTGGTCAGCGGCAAGGTCGAGGTCGTCACGGGCACCTCGCCGCACGGGCAGGGCCACGAGACGGCGTGGTCGCAGATCGCGGCCGACGCGCTGGGCGTGCACCCCGACGACGTCGAGGTGCTGCACGGCGACACCGCCGTCGCCCCGTTCGGCCGCGACACCTACGGCTCGCGCAGCCTCCCCGTCGGCGGGGTGTCGGTGCACATGGCCGCGCACAAGGTCGTCGACAAGGCCCGGACGATCGCCGCGCACCTGCTGGAGGCCTCCGAGGACGACCTGTCGTTCGAGGACGGCCGGTTCACCGTGGGCGGCACCGACGCGGGCATCACGATCCAGGAGGTGGCGATGGCCGCCTACCTGGCCGACAACCTGCCCGAGGGCATGGAGCCGCTGCTCACCGCGGAGAACGCGTTCGACCCGCCCAACTTCACCTGGCCCTTCGGCACCCACATCTGCGTCATGGAGGTCGACACCGAGACCGGGTTCAGCCGGATCCGCCGGTTCGTCGCGGTCGACGACTGCGGCCACGTCGTCAACCCCGAGATCGTCGCCGGGCAGCTGCACGGCGGGATCGCGCAGGGCATCGGCCAGGCGATGTTCGAGGAGGCCACGTTCGACGCCGACGGCAACCCGACCACGGGCACCCTCGCCGACTACCAGTTCGCCGCCGCCTCCGACCTGCCGCACATCGAGCTCGGCAGTACCGTCACCCCGTCGCCGACGAACCCGATGGGCGTCAAGGGCATCGGGGAGTCGGGGGCGATCGGGTCGTCGCCCGCGGTCGTGAACGCCGTGATCGACGCGGTGGCGCACCTGGGCGTGACGCACATCGACATGCCGGCCACTCCGCAGCGCGTGTGGCGGGCGATCCGGGAGGCCAGGGGGTAG
- a CDS encoding aspartate aminotransferase family protein — protein MGDSAFWHPFAAMGAVRGAEFVLTRGEDVWVFDDAGSRYLDATASLWCVNVGHGRREIADAVHAQMTALASYQTFGDVTNEPARELTDRLAALAPVPGAKVFLGSGGGDGIDTAAKLAREYWARTGSPERTVLISREHGYHGTHGFGTALAGMPANRLAGPFVPDVVQVPHDDAAALDAEITRLGADRVAAFVVEPVIGAGGVLPPPEGYVQAVAQVCARHGVLLVVDAVICGFGRLGSWFGIERYGVVPDLVVFAKGVTSGYVPLGGVVVHERVAEPFWADGAAPFRHGATYGGHPTACAAALANIEILQREDLLARALVLEGELAAALGTLADHPLVTEVRGGTGVLGALELDPSVAPAVVSRAARERGVLIRPMTSALGFSPPLTATTEHLDLLVDKVRGALDSISR, from the coding sequence ATGGGCGACTCCGCGTTCTGGCACCCGTTCGCCGCGATGGGCGCCGTCCGCGGCGCCGAGTTCGTGCTCACCCGCGGGGAGGACGTCTGGGTCTTCGACGACGCCGGCTCCCGCTACCTCGACGCCACGGCCAGCCTGTGGTGCGTCAACGTCGGGCACGGCCGCCGCGAGATCGCCGACGCCGTGCACGCCCAGATGACGGCCCTGGCCAGCTACCAGACCTTCGGCGACGTCACGAACGAGCCGGCGCGCGAGCTGACCGACCGGCTGGCCGCGCTGGCCCCGGTGCCGGGCGCGAAGGTGTTCCTGGGCAGCGGCGGCGGCGACGGCATCGACACCGCCGCGAAGCTGGCCCGCGAGTACTGGGCGCGCACCGGTTCGCCGGAGCGGACCGTGCTGATCAGCCGCGAGCACGGCTACCACGGCACGCACGGGTTCGGCACGGCGCTGGCCGGCATGCCGGCCAACCGGCTCGCCGGGCCGTTCGTGCCCGACGTCGTGCAGGTCCCGCACGACGACGCCGCGGCGCTCGACGCCGAGATCACCCGGCTGGGCGCCGACCGCGTCGCCGCGTTCGTCGTGGAGCCGGTGATCGGCGCGGGCGGGGTGCTGCCTCCGCCGGAGGGGTACGTGCAGGCGGTGGCGCAGGTGTGCGCGCGGCACGGCGTGCTGCTCGTCGTCGACGCCGTCATCTGCGGTTTCGGCCGGCTCGGCTCGTGGTTCGGGATCGAGCGCTACGGCGTGGTGCCCGACCTCGTGGTGTTCGCGAAGGGCGTCACGAGCGGGTACGTGCCGCTGGGCGGGGTGGTCGTGCACGAGCGCGTCGCCGAGCCGTTCTGGGCCGACGGCGCCGCCCCGTTCCGCCACGGGGCGACCTACGGCGGGCACCCCACCGCCTGCGCCGCGGCGCTCGCGAACATCGAGATCCTCCAGCGCGAGGACCTGCTCGCCCGCGCCCTCGTGCTGGAGGGCGAGCTGGCCGCGGCGCTCGGCACGCTGGCCGACCACCCGCTGGTCACGGAGGTGCGTGGGGGCACCGGGGTGCTGGGCGCGCTCGAGCTCGACCCGTCCGTCGCCCCGGCCGTCGTGTCCCGCGCCGCCCGCGAGCGCGGCGTGCTGATCCGGCCGATGACCAGCGCGCTCGGCTTCTCCCCGCCGCTCACCGCGACCACCGAGCACCTCGACCTGCTCGTGGACAAGGTGCGAGGAGCCCTCGATTCGATCTCCCGCTGA
- a CDS encoding DUF1992 domain-containing protein, which produces MVQFPPPYESAVDRAIREAAERGAFDNLPGKGKPLPQLDEDELGWVRRWLDREGVSSEMLLPTPVQLRKEIDRLPQTLAALKRESDVRDAVSELNRRIAEHIRYPSGPRIPVRLVDAERAVAQWRQGREAQLPPPAAPVPEPPASAPAPRRRRRWWWWRGR; this is translated from the coding sequence GTGGTGCAGTTCCCTCCGCCCTACGAGTCGGCGGTCGACCGCGCGATCCGGGAGGCCGCCGAGCGCGGCGCCTTCGACAACCTCCCCGGCAAGGGCAAGCCCCTCCCCCAGCTCGACGAGGACGAGCTCGGCTGGGTGCGCCGCTGGCTCGACCGCGAGGGCGTGTCGTCGGAGATGCTGCTGCCGACGCCGGTGCAGCTGCGCAAGGAGATCGACCGGCTGCCGCAGACGCTCGCGGCACTGAAGCGCGAGTCCGACGTCCGCGACGCCGTCTCCGAGCTCAACCGGCGCATCGCCGAGCACATCCGGTACCCGAGCGGGCCGCGGATCCCGGTGCGGCTCGTCGACGCGGAGCGGGCCGTGGCGCAGTGGAGGCAGGGGCGGGAGGCGCAGCTCCCGCCGCCGGCGGCGCCCGTGCCCGAGCCCCCGGCGTCGGCCCCGGCTCCGCGGCGGCGCCGCCGCTGGTGGTGGTGGCGCGGCCGCTAG